The following proteins are encoded in a genomic region of Parabacteroides pacaensis:
- a CDS encoding 6-bladed beta-propeller, protein MKAARLILVSMLPVIMAACGEGNKQPAEKIITVDVKASYPEKEVVLQDFADVEYVPLETNDEFITQGDVKAIGKKYILVKNWSNDGNIFVFDRKTGKGIRKINRKGQGAEEYTFINAIVLDEDNDEIFVNCAPMKKIFVYDLAGNFKRSFEHLKDAEYLEVFNYDNNHLICYDISGYYKDGELRSKPYHAIISKQDGSLTRNIPIPFEKIKAPTVQEGEGMAVTSVNPIVPYHDNWLLVETSSDTVYNYISKENKLSPFLVKTPSKDPVIFLTMGTLTDRFYFMTTIKKVFNFKTGRGFPFTDLMYDKQENAIFNANVWNGDYVKKERVNMTARPLNGEIATLQVLAANQLVEAHKNDGLKGKLKEIAATLDEESNPVIMLVKYKK, encoded by the coding sequence ATGAAAGCGGCAAGACTAATTTTAGTATCCATGCTGCCAGTCATTATGGCAGCATGCGGAGAAGGAAACAAACAACCGGCGGAAAAGATCATTACGGTTGATGTAAAAGCAAGTTATCCGGAAAAGGAAGTGGTACTCCAGGACTTTGCCGATGTAGAATACGTTCCGCTGGAAACAAACGATGAATTTATTACCCAAGGGGATGTAAAGGCAATAGGTAAAAAATATATCTTAGTGAAAAACTGGAGCAACGACGGGAATATTTTTGTTTTCGACAGAAAAACCGGGAAAGGAATAAGAAAGATAAACCGAAAGGGGCAAGGTGCGGAAGAATATACTTTTATCAACGCCATTGTGCTAGATGAAGATAATGATGAAATTTTCGTCAATTGTGCTCCCATGAAAAAGATATTCGTATACGATTTAGCGGGTAACTTCAAACGGAGTTTTGAACACCTAAAGGATGCAGAGTATTTAGAGGTGTTTAATTATGACAACAATCATCTGATTTGTTACGATATATCGGGATATTACAAAGACGGAGAACTCCGGAGTAAGCCTTATCATGCAATTATATCGAAGCAAGACGGAAGCCTGACCCGGAATATTCCGATTCCTTTCGAAAAAATTAAAGCCCCCACGGTACAAGAAGGGGAAGGAATGGCTGTAACTTCTGTAAACCCCATTGTGCCATACCATGACAATTGGCTACTGGTTGAAACATCGTCCGATACAGTATATAACTATATATCCAAAGAAAATAAGTTAAGTCCGTTCCTGGTAAAAACACCTTCTAAAGATCCGGTAATATTTCTTACAATGGGGACGCTTACCGACCGTTTTTATTTCATGACAACCATAAAAAAAGTATTTAACTTTAAAACGGGAAGAGGATTTCCCTTTACTGATTTAATGTACGACAAGCAAGAAAATGCTATATTCAACGCCAACGTATGGAATGGCGATTATGTAAAAAAAGAAAGAGTGAATATGACTGCTCGTCCGTTAAACGGGGAAATCGCAACTTTGCAGGTTTTAGCAGCCAACCAGCTCGTCGAGGCACATAAAAATGACGGATTGAAGGGTAAACTGAAAGAAATTGCCGCTACCCTGGATGAAGAATCCAACCCTGTAATTATGCTGGTAAAATACAAAAAATAA
- a CDS encoding fumarylacetoacetate hydrolase family protein, which translates to MKVIAVGMNYAAHNKELRHSPELKEPTIFMKSDSSLLKDGKPFFIPDFSQDVHYETEIVVRIDRLGKNIAERFARRYYSELTVGIDFTARDLQNKLRAQGLPWEICKAFDNSAAIGTFVPVEKFHDIQQIAFHLDINGTCVQKGNTKDMLFKVDEIIAYVSRFFTLKIGDLIYTGTPAGVGAVKIGDHLQGYIEEEKLLDFFVR; encoded by the coding sequence ATGAAAGTTATTGCGGTAGGCATGAATTACGCAGCCCATAACAAGGAATTGCGCCATTCACCGGAATTAAAAGAACCGACGATCTTTATGAAAAGCGACTCCTCTTTATTGAAAGACGGAAAGCCGTTTTTTATCCCCGATTTTTCACAAGACGTACATTATGAAACGGAAATTGTTGTCCGCATCGACCGGCTCGGAAAAAATATTGCCGAACGTTTCGCCCGCCGGTATTATTCCGAATTGACGGTAGGCATCGATTTTACTGCCCGCGATTTACAAAATAAACTGCGTGCCCAAGGGCTTCCCTGGGAAATCTGCAAAGCATTTGATAACTCGGCAGCTATAGGGACGTTCGTTCCCGTAGAAAAATTCCACGATATCCAACAGATTGCCTTTCATCTGGATATAAACGGTACGTGCGTGCAGAAAGGCAATACCAAAGACATGCTATTTAAAGTAGATGAAATTATTGCTTACGTAAGCCGCTTTTTTACGCTTAAGATAGGAGACCTGATTTATACCGGCACTCCGGCCGGCGTAGGAGCAGTAAAGATCGGCGACCATTTACAAGGGTATATAGAAGAAGAAAAATTATTGGATTTCTTTGTAAGATAA
- a CDS encoding DUF3037 domain-containing protein, whose amino-acid sequence MQENYLYEYAVIRLVPKVEREEFINIGIILFSKQARFIKMLYVLPEEKLCWFAHDLDKEMLEATLQSFEKICKGEEEGGAIASLEIPERFRWLTAVRSSCLQTSRPHPGFSTDLELTLARLFKELVL is encoded by the coding sequence ATGCAAGAAAATTACTTATATGAATATGCCGTGATTCGGCTAGTACCTAAAGTAGAACGGGAAGAATTTATTAATATAGGAATTATCTTGTTTTCCAAACAAGCTCGTTTTATAAAAATGCTTTATGTGCTTCCTGAAGAGAAGCTTTGTTGGTTTGCCCATGATTTGGACAAAGAGATGTTAGAAGCTACTTTACAATCTTTTGAGAAAATTTGCAAAGGGGAAGAGGAGGGAGGAGCCATTGCCTCGCTGGAAATTCCTGAACGTTTCCGTTGGCTTACCGCAGTAAGGAGCTCTTGTCTTCAAACTTCCAGGCCGCATCCTGGTTTTTCGACAGATTTAGAGTTGACTCTCGCTAGGCTCTTTAAGGAATTAGTTTTGTAA
- a CDS encoding HipA family kinase: protein MELRTAHVTRYIMPLREGGSLPALAEADDGFKYVVKFRGAGHGTKALIAELVGGEIARALGLHVPELVFLHLDEAFGRTEGDEEIQDLLQGSRGLNLGLHFLSGALTFDPVVTTVDPELASQVVWLDALLTNIDRTVRNTNMLSWHKELWLIDHGASLYFHYAWVTRKKHVLSPFVQVKDHVLLPQAACLEKVDTEFRTILTPTKIEQIVDLIPDDWLYWEGISETPSELKTIYTQFLIERVTHSEIFVKEAQHARKLLI, encoded by the coding sequence ATGGAGTTACGAACGGCCCATGTTACCAGATATATTATGCCTTTGAGGGAGGGTGGTTCCTTACCCGCTCTGGCAGAGGCAGACGACGGTTTTAAATATGTAGTTAAATTCCGGGGAGCAGGTCATGGCACGAAAGCCTTGATTGCTGAATTAGTAGGAGGTGAGATTGCGCGTGCACTAGGATTGCATGTTCCCGAATTAGTATTTCTCCATTTGGATGAAGCTTTCGGCCGGACGGAAGGGGACGAGGAAATACAAGATCTTTTACAAGGCAGTAGAGGATTGAACCTAGGGTTGCATTTTCTTTCGGGCGCATTAACTTTTGACCCTGTTGTCACTACGGTGGACCCTGAACTAGCTTCACAAGTGGTATGGTTGGACGCATTGCTTACGAATATCGACCGGACAGTACGGAATACGAATATGTTAAGTTGGCATAAAGAACTCTGGTTGATTGATCATGGGGCTTCTCTTTATTTTCATTATGCATGGGTTACCCGGAAAAAACATGTATTAAGTCCTTTCGTACAAGTGAAAGATCATGTGCTGTTGCCACAAGCTGCTTGTTTGGAGAAAGTGGATACTGAATTCCGGACTATCCTTACCCCGACGAAAATCGAACAAATTGTAGACCTTATTCCGGATGATTGGCTTTATTGGGAAGGCATATCGGAAACACCATCCGAATTAAAGACGATTTATACCCAATTTCTTATAGAGAGAGTAACCCATTCCGAAATCTTTGTAAAAGAAGCTCAGCATGCAAGAAAATTACTTATATGA
- the metG gene encoding methionine--tRNA ligase — MEKQFKRTLITTALPYANGPVHIGHLAGVYVPADIYARYLRLKGEEVILIGGSDEHGVPIALKAKAEGITPQEVVDRYHSIIKKSFEDFGITFDIYSRTTSEMHHQTASDFFRTLYEKGEFIEKTSEQYYDEEAKQFLADRYITGTCPHCGNERAYGDQCEACGTSLSAMDLIDPKSAITGSIPVKKETKHWYLPLDKHEPFLREWILEGHKEWKSNVYGQCKSWLDMGLQPRAVSRDLDWGIPVPVEGAEGKVLYVWFDAPIGYISNTKELLPDTWEKWWKDPETKMIHFIGKDNIVFHCIVFPSMLKAEGSYNLPENVPANEFLNLEGDKISTSRNWAVWLNEYLEDLPGKQDVLRYVLTANAPETKDNDFTWKDFQARNNNELVAILGNFVNRAMVLTQKYFDGKVPACGELTEYDKQTLADFAHVKSAVERLLDTFHFREAQKEAMNLARIGNKYLADTEPWKLAKTDRNRVATILNISLQITANLAIVFEPFLPFSMKKLLAMLNVENFGWNRLGATDLLEAGHSLNTPELLFEKIEDSVINAQVQKLLDTKKANEEANYKANPIRETITFDDFTKLDIRVGTVLECTKVPKADKLLQFKIDDGLGATRTIVSGIAQHYSPEELVGKQICFIANLAPRKLKGIVSEGMILSAENFDGKLAVVMPEKAVKPGSEVK, encoded by the coding sequence ATGGAAAAACAATTCAAAAGAACACTGATAACAACAGCTCTCCCGTATGCAAACGGACCTGTACATATCGGACATTTGGCGGGCGTGTATGTGCCGGCGGATATTTATGCCCGTTACCTTCGGTTGAAGGGGGAAGAAGTGATCCTGATCGGAGGTTCCGACGAGCATGGCGTACCTATCGCTTTAAAAGCAAAGGCGGAAGGGATTACTCCTCAAGAAGTGGTAGACCGTTACCACTCTATTATCAAGAAATCTTTCGAAGATTTCGGCATTACGTTCGATATTTATTCTCGGACGACTTCCGAAATGCATCATCAAACAGCGTCTGATTTTTTCCGTACTTTATATGAAAAGGGCGAATTCATCGAGAAAACAAGTGAACAATACTACGATGAAGAGGCGAAGCAATTTCTTGCAGACCGTTATATAACAGGCACGTGTCCTCATTGCGGGAATGAACGTGCGTATGGCGACCAATGCGAAGCTTGCGGAACTTCATTAAGTGCCATGGATTTGATCGATCCCAAGTCGGCTATTACCGGCAGTATTCCCGTAAAGAAAGAAACGAAGCATTGGTATTTGCCTTTGGATAAACATGAGCCGTTTCTGCGTGAATGGATACTGGAAGGCCATAAAGAATGGAAATCGAATGTATACGGGCAATGTAAGTCGTGGTTAGACATGGGATTGCAACCCCGTGCCGTAAGCCGTGACTTGGATTGGGGGATTCCCGTGCCGGTAGAGGGAGCGGAAGGAAAAGTGCTTTATGTCTGGTTTGACGCGCCTATCGGATATATTTCCAATACAAAAGAATTGTTGCCTGACACATGGGAGAAATGGTGGAAAGACCCGGAAACGAAAATGATCCATTTCATCGGGAAAGACAATATTGTTTTCCATTGTATTGTGTTTCCTTCCATGCTAAAAGCGGAAGGTTCTTATAATTTGCCGGAAAATGTACCTGCTAATGAGTTTCTTAATCTGGAAGGGGATAAAATATCTACTTCCCGGAATTGGGCTGTTTGGTTGAATGAATATTTAGAGGACTTGCCCGGTAAACAAGACGTATTGCGCTATGTGCTGACTGCCAATGCTCCGGAAACAAAAGATAACGATTTTACGTGGAAAGATTTCCAAGCTCGTAACAATAATGAATTGGTTGCTATTTTAGGAAACTTTGTAAACCGGGCTATGGTGCTTACCCAGAAATATTTTGACGGAAAAGTACCTGCCTGCGGGGAATTAACGGAATATGATAAGCAAACCCTGGCTGATTTTGCCCATGTCAAGTCGGCTGTGGAACGTCTGTTGGATACTTTTCATTTCCGTGAAGCACAAAAAGAGGCTATGAACCTTGCCCGTATCGGTAATAAGTATTTGGCAGATACGGAGCCTTGGAAACTGGCAAAGACGGATAGGAACCGGGTAGCAACGATTCTGAATATTTCTTTGCAAATTACAGCTAATTTAGCCATTGTCTTCGAACCGTTCCTGCCTTTTAGCATGAAGAAATTGCTTGCTATGTTGAATGTAGAGAATTTTGGATGGAACCGGTTGGGTGCAACGGATTTACTGGAAGCCGGGCATTCGTTAAATACCCCTGAATTACTTTTTGAAAAGATAGAAGACAGTGTGATTAATGCACAAGTTCAAAAGCTGTTAGATACGAAGAAAGCGAATGAAGAGGCGAATTATAAGGCAAATCCTATTCGTGAAACGATTACGTTCGACGATTTTACGAAGCTGGATATCCGGGTAGGTACTGTTCTGGAATGTACCAAGGTTCCTAAGGCCGATAAGTTGTTGCAATTCAAGATAGACGACGGTCTGGGTGCTACCCGCACGATTGTTTCGGGCATTGCCCAGCATTATTCTCCGGAAGAACTGGTAGGAAAACAGATTTGTTTTATTGCGAATCTTGCTCCCCGGAAATTGAAAGGAATTGTTTCTGAGGGAATGATCCTTTCTGCTGAAAACTTTGATGGAAAGTTAGCGGTTGTTATGCCGGAGAAAGCGGTGAAGCCGGGAAGCGAAGTGAAATAG
- a CDS encoding alpha-amylase family protein — translation MNVRTLILFLAFLTFFSPFLLYAGNAGEGKDTVIIENSEMRLVLDKDGYAHSLVHKPTGQECLDPDITLPLCALTQYRPYDNENFLMFPAKPRTFPANKLERIGNELKIEFEDTYDIAFIGLNVTDHYIGFTLNKIDYRLEDYGVKRKTEIDEFTLLQLPIRKRKHLGEWLNVVWDEDIAVNVLATGSYTRIDAFPQKDAFILYAGLDFQVKFFGTGAALIATSKDKLLDRIDRLEHDYHLPLGVESRRSPAYLYSYYELRDVTTQNIDEHIAYAKQGGFKSMVVYYVDFAKSCGHFPWRDEYPNGMQDLQEITQKINRAGMIPGIHIHYSKAGRNDPYLTPVPDARFNRIRTFTLSEAIGATSDTLPVEENPEGSLTEDGRRLLQINKELITYKSFTTEPPYLFTGCERGVSGSQAVPYDKGTKCGALDVDTWPLFVRFDQNTGIQKEVAQRLGKIYREAGFRFVYFDGAEDVPMPYWYNVSRSQLTVYNELSPAPLFSEGALKSHFGWHILSRGNAFDLFPPERIRPAMKKYTLRAARQTAKDFTSVNFGWVDYLAPNDKTIGMQPDMYEYICSHATAWNCPISLMGKLGELKKHPRTADNLHIIRMWEEAKLQGCFTAEQKEMLKDPEQEYLLQKDPDGRFHLYPYTQITSDAEGPVRAFVFERNGKTCVVYWHMTGTGEITLETDKKLIRLFQENGRKVSIRYKDKKVILPAGDRLFLEIDLPQEEAIHLFRTGCIQNRS, via the coding sequence ATGAACGTTCGTACACTTATCCTTTTTCTTGCCTTTTTGACTTTCTTCTCTCCCTTTTTGCTCTATGCAGGTAACGCCGGGGAAGGAAAAGACACGGTGATTATTGAAAATAGCGAGATGCGTCTTGTGCTGGATAAAGACGGATACGCCCACAGTTTAGTGCACAAGCCTACCGGGCAGGAGTGCCTCGACCCTGATATAACTCTTCCTCTCTGCGCCCTTACCCAATACCGGCCTTACGATAATGAAAACTTCCTCATGTTTCCCGCCAAACCCCGTACCTTTCCTGCCAATAAACTGGAAAGAATAGGTAACGAACTGAAAATAGAATTCGAAGACACGTATGATATCGCTTTTATCGGATTGAATGTTACGGATCATTATATAGGTTTTACCTTAAATAAAATAGATTACCGTTTAGAAGATTACGGAGTGAAACGGAAAACCGAAATCGACGAATTTACCCTTTTGCAACTTCCTATCCGGAAACGCAAGCATTTGGGAGAATGGTTGAATGTGGTATGGGATGAGGATATCGCCGTCAATGTGCTGGCAACCGGGTCTTATACCCGTATCGATGCTTTTCCGCAAAAAGATGCCTTTATCCTCTATGCCGGCTTGGACTTCCAAGTGAAATTCTTCGGGACAGGAGCTGCATTGATTGCTACGTCGAAAGATAAATTACTGGACCGGATAGACCGGTTGGAGCACGACTATCATTTGCCTTTAGGAGTAGAAAGTCGCCGTTCGCCGGCATATCTCTATTCTTATTACGAGCTACGCGATGTAACCACTCAAAACATCGACGAGCATATTGCCTATGCTAAACAAGGCGGTTTTAAAAGCATGGTAGTATATTATGTGGATTTTGCCAAATCTTGCGGGCATTTCCCTTGGCGTGACGAGTATCCTAACGGAATGCAAGATTTGCAGGAAATCACACAAAAAATAAACCGCGCCGGGATGATCCCGGGTATCCATATCCATTACTCGAAAGCAGGCCGTAACGATCCGTATCTCACCCCTGTACCGGATGCCAGGTTCAACCGGATCCGCACGTTTACTTTGTCGGAAGCAATCGGCGCAACCTCCGATACGCTCCCTGTGGAAGAAAATCCGGAAGGCTCTTTAACGGAAGATGGCCGCCGGTTGCTGCAAATAAACAAAGAACTGATTACCTATAAAAGCTTTACCACCGAACCTCCTTATCTGTTTACCGGCTGTGAACGCGGTGTATCCGGCTCCCAAGCTGTGCCTTACGATAAAGGAACAAAATGCGGGGCATTAGACGTAGATACGTGGCCTCTTTTTGTCCGCTTCGATCAAAACACCGGTATCCAAAAAGAAGTGGCGCAGCGGTTGGGGAAAATCTACCGCGAAGCAGGATTCCGTTTTGTTTACTTCGACGGGGCAGAAGATGTGCCTATGCCTTATTGGTACAATGTTTCCCGTTCCCAACTGACGGTTTACAACGAATTATCCCCGGCTCCTCTTTTTTCCGAAGGGGCATTAAAATCACATTTCGGCTGGCATATCTTGTCGCGGGGAAATGCATTCGACCTTTTTCCTCCCGAACGGATCCGTCCGGCTATGAAGAAATACACGCTACGGGCAGCGCGCCAAACGGCAAAGGACTTTACTTCGGTTAATTTCGGATGGGTAGACTACCTGGCTCCTAACGACAAAACCATAGGAATGCAGCCGGACATGTACGAATATATATGTAGCCACGCAACTGCATGGAACTGCCCTATTTCTTTAATGGGGAAATTAGGCGAGTTAAAAAAGCATCCGCGTACGGCAGACAACTTGCATATAATCCGCATGTGGGAGGAAGCTAAATTGCAGGGTTGCTTCACGGCAGAACAAAAGGAAATGCTGAAAGACCCGGAACAAGAATACCTTTTGCAAAAAGACCCGGACGGCCGTTTTCATTTATATCCTTATACGCAAATTACCTCGGACGCGGAAGGGCCTGTCAGAGCTTTTGTATTTGAAAGAAACGGAAAAACTTGCGTTGTTTACTGGCACATGACCGGCACGGGCGAAATTACACTTGAAACAGATAAAAAGCTTATCCGGCTTTTCCAAGAGAACGGCCGGAAGGTTTCCATCCGGTACAAAGATAAAAAGGTGATCTTGCCAGCGGGAGACCGTTTATTCTTAGAAATAGACCTTCCCCAAGAAGAAGCCATTCATCTTTTCAGGACAGGATGTATTCAAAACAGATCTTAA
- a CDS encoding redox-sensing transcriptional repressor Rex — MANEEIKTAWKIPEPSLRRLPWYLAFVKLLKQKGECYISSTQIAKEINVDSSQVAKDLSFVNIAGKTRVGYEIDTLINVLEDFLGFTSSHKAFLFGVGSLGAALLHDSGLNQYGLEIVAGFDVREDLNGKVIHGIPVFQMRDFPKKQKELRATIGIITVPVDKAQEVTDEIIAGGIKALWNFTPFRIRVPEHVVVQNTSMYAHLAVMFNRLNSIQANK; from the coding sequence ATGGCAAATGAAGAGATAAAAACGGCATGGAAAATACCTGAGCCCTCGTTAAGAAGGCTTCCGTGGTATCTTGCATTTGTCAAGTTGCTTAAACAAAAAGGGGAATGCTATATTTCGTCCACCCAAATAGCTAAGGAAATTAATGTAGACTCTTCGCAAGTAGCAAAAGATTTATCCTTCGTAAATATCGCGGGGAAAACCCGGGTAGGGTATGAAATAGATACGTTGATTAACGTATTGGAAGATTTTCTGGGATTCACTTCCAGCCATAAAGCTTTCCTTTTCGGAGTAGGAAGCCTGGGAGCCGCTTTATTGCACGACTCCGGATTAAACCAATACGGATTGGAAATCGTTGCCGGCTTCGATGTACGTGAAGACCTGAATGGAAAAGTAATTCACGGAATCCCGGTCTTTCAGATGCGCGACTTTCCCAAAAAGCAAAAAGAGCTACGTGCAACCATCGGTATTATCACCGTGCCAGTAGACAAAGCACAAGAGGTAACAGACGAAATTATAGCCGGTGGAATCAAGGCTTTGTGGAATTTTACCCCTTTCCGTATCCGCGTTCCGGAACATGTCGTAGTACAAAATACATCTATGTACGCTCATCTGGCAGTAATGTTCAACAGACTGAACTCTATTCAAGCAAATAAATAA
- the ispF gene encoding 2-C-methyl-D-erythritol 2,4-cyclodiphosphate synthase: MKLRVGLGYDVHAFVAGRDLWLGGIKIDYTAGLSGHSDADVLIHAICDALLGAANLRDIGYHFPDTASEYKNIDSKLLLRETVKLIRNKGYEINNIDATICAEKPKLNPHIPAMQTTLAEVMDISSDDISIKATTTEKLGFTGREEGMSAYAVALILKEK, translated from the coding sequence ATGAAATTACGGGTAGGATTAGGGTATGATGTCCATGCATTCGTTGCCGGACGAGACCTCTGGCTGGGAGGAATCAAAATAGACTATACGGCAGGCTTATCAGGCCATTCGGATGCCGATGTGTTAATCCATGCGATCTGCGATGCGTTGCTGGGTGCGGCAAATTTGCGTGATATCGGATATCATTTCCCCGATACGGCGAGTGAATATAAAAACATCGACAGCAAACTGTTACTTCGGGAAACGGTGAAACTTATTCGAAATAAAGGATATGAAATAAACAATATAGATGCCACGATCTGTGCCGAAAAACCGAAGCTCAATCCCCATATCCCGGCTATGCAAACCACCTTGGCCGAAGTGATGGATATCTCCTCCGATGACATTTCTATCAAAGCTACCACCACCGAGAAGCTGGGCTTCACCGGAAGAGAAGAAGGAATGTCGGCATACGCGGTAGCATTGATCCTAAAAGAAAAATAA